The Leisingera daeponensis DSM 23529 genome includes the window AAATAGCCGTCGCCGCAAACAGAGCCCGCCGTCTTCGGGGCCTGCGCCGCGGCCCAGTCGATCCGGGCTCCGGTGTCAAAGGCGATGCTGCCGCTGTCTGCGCTTACCGCCATTTTATCACCGTCACGACAAGGCCCCGGCCGGGGTTCGAGCAGATATCGAACTCATCAACGATGCGCCGCGTTCCCGGCAGCCCAAGGCCCAGGCTGTTGCCGGTGGAGTAGCCGTCCTGCAAGGCAAGCTCCACGTCGGCCAGTCCCGGCCCCCGGTCCCGGGCGGTAACCTTTATGCCGGTCCTTGCACCGGCCCTGGCCGTGCAGATTTCGACTTCTCCCTCCTTGGCATAATTCACGATGTTCCGGGCCAGCTCCGATACGGCAGTTGCAATCAGGGCCTGGTCCGGCCTGCTGAACTCCAGCTCGTCAGCGAGCCGGCGCGCAAGCTGGCGGGCCGCCACCACATCGCTGTCACAGGAGACCCGCTGCAGCAGCACAGCGGGATCCGCTGCGGGCGCGTTCATGGACGGTCTCGCAGAATGGCGATGCCGTGATCTAAGTTCAACGCTGTGGGGATGTTCTCCAGCTTGAGGCCAAGCAGCACCATCGCCATTGCGATTTCCGGGCGGATGCCCACTATTGCAATCTTTGCG containing:
- a CDS encoding anti-sigma regulatory factor, with translation MNAPAADPAVLLQRVSCDSDVVAARQLARRLADELEFSRPDQALIATAVSELARNIVNYAKEGEVEICTARAGARTGIKVTARDRGPGLADVELALQDGYSTGNSLGLGLPGTRRIVDEFDICSNPGRGLVVTVIKWR